The following proteins are co-located in the Sphingomonas panacis genome:
- a CDS encoding TolC family outer membrane protein: MRYSLSVAGAGLLLAAAPAGAETLREALAKAYNTNPTLTADRANVRAIDENVPIARAQGLPAANASVQYSENVYNDANTLSNPKRQIGLQPQLSVPLYAGGGIRSSINAAKTRVDAGRLSLRDTEASVFSSVVGAYMDVIRDEAIVSLNAQNVHVLEVNLQASRDRFQVGDLTRTDVAQSEARLALARSQLQSAQAQLISSREGYIRYVGTPPGALEEPPALPNLPADPEVAVDVALKDNPALLAAQKSRDATVFDVGTAAAARLPRVSAVVSGNYFNYFDSLGSATQFGLTQTGKSATIGVQLNLPLYQGGGPTAQIRQAQARRGQAIEQVTEVERSVIAQARSAYAIWKSSLQVIASSETAVNANKLSLEGVRAENSVGSRTILDILNAEQELLNSQITLVSAQRDAYVAGFSLLAAMGKAEARDLGLDGGALYDPVVNYRHVSHTIWDYAPAPAPKPVATRTTATPPQTAIVTKPLDPFLDTPVDSPATNPTDSTVRKR; the protein is encoded by the coding sequence ATGCGATATTCTCTATCTGTTGCCGGCGCGGGGCTGCTGCTCGCCGCTGCGCCGGCGGGTGCCGAAACACTCCGCGAGGCGCTCGCCAAGGCGTATAACACCAATCCTACGCTCACCGCCGATCGCGCCAATGTCCGCGCGATCGACGAGAATGTGCCGATCGCGCGCGCGCAGGGGCTGCCCGCCGCCAACGCGTCCGTGCAATATAGCGAAAACGTCTACAACGACGCCAATACGCTCTCCAACCCCAAGCGCCAGATCGGCTTGCAGCCGCAGCTCTCGGTGCCGCTCTACGCGGGCGGTGGTATCCGCAGTTCGATCAACGCGGCCAAAACCCGCGTAGATGCCGGGCGGCTGTCGCTGCGCGATACCGAAGCGAGCGTGTTCAGTTCGGTGGTCGGCGCGTATATGGACGTGATCCGCGACGAGGCGATCGTGTCGCTCAACGCGCAGAACGTCCATGTGCTCGAGGTCAATCTTCAGGCCAGCCGCGATCGCTTTCAAGTCGGCGACCTGACCCGCACCGATGTTGCCCAGTCCGAAGCGCGGCTCGCGCTCGCGCGCAGCCAGTTGCAGAGTGCGCAGGCGCAGTTGATCTCCAGCCGGGAGGGCTACATCCGCTACGTCGGCACGCCGCCCGGCGCGCTCGAAGAGCCACCGGCGCTGCCCAATCTGCCCGCCGACCCGGAAGTCGCGGTCGATGTCGCGCTCAAGGACAATCCCGCGCTTCTCGCCGCGCAGAAGAGCCGCGATGCCACGGTGTTCGATGTCGGCACCGCAGCGGCGGCGCGGTTGCCACGCGTCAGCGCGGTGGTGAGCGGCAACTATTTCAACTATTTCGATTCGCTCGGGTCGGCCACGCAGTTCGGCCTGACCCAGACCGGCAAGTCGGCGACGATCGGCGTCCAGCTAAACCTGCCGCTCTATCAGGGCGGCGGCCCCACCGCGCAAATCCGGCAGGCGCAAGCGCGGCGCGGTCAGGCGATCGAACAAGTCACCGAGGTCGAGCGCAGCGTCATCGCGCAGGCGCGATCGGCCTATGCGATCTGGAAGTCCTCGCTTCAGGTGATCGCGTCGAGCGAGACCGCAGTCAACGCCAACAAGCTTTCGCTCGAAGGTGTCCGCGCCGAGAACAGCGTCGGCAGCCGCACCATTCTCGACATCCTCAATGCCGAGCAGGAATTGCTCAATTCGCAGATCACGCTCGTTTCCGCCCAGCGCGACGCCTATGTCGCCGGCTTCTCGCTGCTCGCGGCGATGGGCAAGGCCGAAGCGCGCGATCTCGGGCTGGACGGCGGTGCGCTGTACGATCCGGTCGTCAACTACAGACACGTCAGCCATACGATCTGGGATTATGCGCCGGCGCCCGCGCCCAAGCCGGTCGCGACCCGCACCACCGCCACCCCGCCGCAAACCGCGATTGTGACCAAGCCGCTTGACCCGTTTCTCGATACACCAGTTGACAGCCCTGCTACAAATCCCACAGACAGCACGGTCAGAAAACGTTAA
- a CDS encoding protein-L-isoaspartate O-methyltransferase family protein yields the protein MVASQLRPNAVNDPRVVTAMDRVPREAFLPAAAAEIAYRDTAVPLGHGRFQNVPIATGRLLTEAYLQPTDRVLLIGAAGGYTAAVLAQLVASVVAVESDATLAADARAALAGYPSVTVVTGPLEAGHAAGAPYDVLVIDGAVEQVPDAIVAQVRPGGRAVAGISDRGVTRLSSGRRTAGGFGLVGFADIECVPLPGFARPKTFSF from the coding sequence ATGGTCGCGAGCCAATTGCGGCCCAATGCGGTCAACGATCCGCGTGTCGTCACCGCGATGGACCGGGTGCCGCGCGAGGCGTTCCTGCCCGCCGCCGCCGCGGAGATCGCGTACCGCGATACCGCAGTGCCGCTCGGCCACGGCCGTTTCCAGAACGTGCCAATCGCGACCGGTCGTCTCCTGACCGAAGCCTATCTTCAACCGACCGACCGCGTGCTGCTGATCGGCGCGGCGGGCGGCTATACCGCCGCGGTGCTCGCGCAGCTCGTCGCCTCGGTCGTCGCTGTCGAAAGTGACGCGACGCTCGCGGCCGATGCGCGCGCCGCGCTCGCCGGCTATCCGTCGGTCACCGTCGTCACGGGGCCGCTCGAAGCCGGTCACGCCGCCGGCGCGCCCTACGACGTGCTGGTGATCGACGGCGCGGTCGAGCAGGTGCCCGACGCGATCGTCGCTCAGGTCCGCCCCGGCGGCCGCGCCGTCGCCGGCATCAGCGATCGCGGCGTGACCCGGCTCAGCTCCGGCCGGCGCACGGCTGGCGGCTTCGGGCTGGTCGGTTTCGCCGACATCGAATGCGTACCGCTGCCGGGCTTCGCACGCCCGAAAACCTTCTCTTTCTGA
- a CDS encoding MOSC domain-containing protein, translating into MTTPPTVTALYRYPVKSLRGHALDAAAISARGIDGDRRWMIVDANGRFLTRRETPAMALFDVRMERDALVFDHPLVGRHRAPCPTDAALRIDARIWNDSVSVRMADAETNAYLSRALGKPVRLVFQGDEGLRPVSPKHAAPGDHVSLSDGYPLLIVSRASLDSLNAALAVPVAVERFRPNLVVDGGDAWSEDRWRRIRIGGVTFRTPKLCSRCIIVTQQPLTGERLEGNEPLTTLRTLGRMTKSGVVFGQNAIPENDGVIVPGDRVEVLETGESVLD; encoded by the coding sequence GTGACGACGCCCCCGACCGTGACCGCGCTGTACCGTTACCCCGTGAAGAGCCTGCGCGGCCACGCACTCGACGCGGCGGCGATCAGCGCGCGCGGGATCGACGGCGACCGGCGGTGGATGATCGTCGATGCGAACGGCCGCTTCCTCACCCGCCGCGAGACGCCCGCGATGGCGCTGTTCGACGTGCGGATGGAGCGGGACGCGCTGGTGTTCGATCATCCCCTCGTCGGTAGGCACCGGGCGCCCTGCCCCACCGACGCCGCTTTGCGGATCGATGCGCGGATCTGGAACGACAGCGTCAGCGTGCGGATGGCGGATGCGGAGACCAACGCCTATCTGTCGCGCGCGCTGGGGAAGCCGGTGCGGCTGGTGTTCCAGGGCGACGAGGGCCTGCGGCCGGTCAGCCCCAAACATGCCGCGCCGGGCGATCATGTCAGCCTGTCGGACGGCTATCCGCTGCTGATCGTGTCGCGCGCCTCGCTCGACTCGCTGAACGCCGCGTTGGCGGTGCCGGTGGCGGTCGAACGGTTTCGCCCGAACCTCGTCGTCGATGGCGGTGATGCGTGGAGCGAAGATCGCTGGCGGCGGATTCGCATTGGCGGGGTGACGTTTCGCACACCCAAGCTGTGTTCGCGCTGCATCATCGTCACCCAGCAGCCGCTGACCGGGGAGCGGCTGGAGGGGAACGAGCCGCTCACCACGCTGCGCACGCTTGGCCGCATGACGAAGAGCGGCGTGGTGTTCGGGCAGAATGCCATCCCCGAGAACGACGGGGTGATCGTGCCGGGCGACCGAGTCGAGGTGCTGGAGACGGGCGAGTCGGTCCTCGATTAA
- a CDS encoding lysylphosphatidylglycerol synthase domain-containing protein encodes MNRFARAGLLAATLIGIAVAGWTVGAVGARQVFVAMAAIGWLGMGAFLLCSVGVLLLLGGAWLVTAPGQPLRRLPLFVWARTTREAATDVLPFSQLGGLVVGARTLGVRGVPDSLIYASMVADMTTEMAAQLLFTIGGVAALLVVLTSGPVHAGLVPLAIGGLGVMAVLMIAFVVGQRPVLKLIGALAARMIPGSVEAVGAVRVQLDAVYRQPKRILAAFALNLLAWVGSAAGAWVALWFMGSHVPLWAALTIEALIFTLRSVAFAVPGAIGIQEAAYALIGPVFGLPPTTALALSLLKRARDLIIGVPAILAWQAGEVGALVAKRAEPA; translated from the coding sequence ATGAACCGCTTCGCGCGCGCCGGCCTGCTCGCCGCCACCCTGATTGGCATTGCGGTCGCTGGCTGGACGGTCGGGGCGGTTGGCGCGCGGCAGGTGTTCGTGGCGATGGCGGCGATCGGCTGGCTCGGCATGGGCGCGTTCCTGCTCTGCTCGGTGGGCGTGCTGTTGCTGCTTGGCGGCGCGTGGCTCGTCACCGCGCCCGGCCAGCCGCTGCGTCGGCTGCCGTTGTTCGTCTGGGCACGCACGACGCGCGAGGCGGCGACCGACGTGCTGCCCTTCTCGCAACTCGGCGGCCTCGTCGTAGGCGCGCGCACGCTGGGCGTACGCGGCGTGCCCGATTCGCTGATCTACGCCTCGATGGTCGCGGACATGACCACCGAAATGGCGGCGCAATTGCTGTTCACCATCGGCGGGGTCGCGGCCCTGCTGGTCGTGCTGACCAGCGGTCCGGTCCATGCCGGGCTGGTGCCGCTCGCGATCGGTGGGTTGGGGGTGATGGCGGTGCTGATGATCGCTTTCGTGGTCGGGCAACGCCCGGTGCTCAAGCTGATCGGCGCGCTGGCGGCGCGCATGATCCCCGGCTCGGTCGAGGCGGTCGGCGCGGTGCGCGTGCAGCTCGACGCGGTCTATCGTCAGCCCAAACGGATTCTCGCCGCCTTCGCGCTCAACCTGCTCGCCTGGGTCGGCAGCGCGGCGGGGGCGTGGGTTGCCTTGTGGTTCATGGGCTCGCACGTGCCGCTGTGGGCCGCGCTGACGATCGAGGCGCTGATCTTCACCTTGCGCAGTGTCGCCTTCGCGGTGCCCGGCGCGATCGGCATTCAGGAAGCCGCTTACGCGCTGATCGGCCCGGTGTTCGGCTTGCCGCCGACCACCGCGCTCGCGCTCTCGCTGCTCAAGCGCGCGCGGGATCTCATCATCGGCGTGCCCGCGATTCTCGCGTGGCAGGCGGGCGAAGTCGGCGCGCTCGTCGCCAAGCGGGCCGAACCCGCCTGA
- a CDS encoding aminomethyltransferase translates to MNYIPGKIEAAGPALGERVKLGSQAHKILFCRALLDTHDPYTPALIDWPVLEDDVRAKIVSLPIWDMAVQTEGRTGLFVQTFADFVRDPELKTALEMDAFEEKRHKIVLADMVQHYGIVLEPEPPYIKPKDAEWAFMRSGFSECIDSFFGFGLFKIAKDTGFFPPELIDTFEPVMREEGRHILFFVNWVAWWRRNMPWWRRPYFELKVWAVWCFLFWERIDMAKGMGDNTKAQENNFTLNGSKELGVEIEFADLAAICLAENDRRLAPYDARLIRPKFVPGAIRLVLRLMRKKIPATA, encoded by the coding sequence ATGAATTATATCCCCGGCAAGATCGAAGCCGCCGGCCCCGCGCTCGGCGAGCGCGTCAAGCTCGGCAGCCAGGCGCACAAGATCCTGTTCTGTCGCGCGCTGCTCGACACGCATGATCCCTACACGCCCGCGCTGATCGACTGGCCGGTGCTGGAAGATGATGTGCGCGCCAAGATCGTGTCGTTGCCGATCTGGGACATGGCGGTGCAGACCGAAGGGCGTACCGGGCTGTTCGTCCAGACCTTCGCGGATTTCGTGCGCGATCCCGAACTCAAGACCGCGCTCGAAATGGATGCCTTCGAGGAGAAGCGCCACAAGATCGTGCTCGCCGACATGGTCCAGCATTATGGCATCGTGCTCGAACCCGAGCCGCCCTATATCAAGCCGAAGGACGCCGAATGGGCATTCATGCGCTCGGGCTTCTCGGAGTGTATCGACAGCTTCTTCGGCTTTGGCCTGTTCAAGATCGCCAAGGACACCGGCTTCTTCCCGCCCGAGTTGATCGATACGTTCGAGCCGGTGATGCGCGAGGAGGGGCGGCACATCCTGTTCTTCGTCAACTGGGTGGCGTGGTGGCGGCGCAACATGCCGTGGTGGCGGCGCCCGTATTTCGAACTCAAGGTCTGGGCGGTGTGGTGCTTCCTGTTCTGGGAGCGGATCGACATGGCCAAGGGCATGGGCGACAACACCAAGGCGCAGGAAAACAATTTCACGCTCAACGGATCGAAGGAACTCGGTGTCGAGATCGAGTTCGCCGATCTGGCGGCGATCTGCCTCGCCGAGAACGACCGCCGGCTCGCGCCGTATGACGCGCGGCTCATCCGCCCCAAATTCGTGCCCGGTGCGATCCGGCTCGTGCTCCGGCTGATGCGGAAGAAGATCCCGGCCACCGCATGA
- the hpnK gene encoding hopanoid biosynthesis-associated protein HpnK encodes MKTVILNADDFGVSIPVNAAIEQAHRDGILTTTSLMVTGEACADAVARTRTMPQLGVGLHIALAEVPPALPPERIPDLVDSSGMFRIEALGTSLAILLRPSVRRQLTAEIEAQFRLFAATGLPLDHVDSHKHMHMHPAIASVVIAVGQRFGMRAGRAPVEPRAVLRKVEPVKGVDIAGPFARRVRTKLRRAGMKAPDHVFGLAWSGAMTPDRLRGILRHLPDGVSEIYLHPATGDYALAAPGYRYQEELAALLDPVAREIIVRGGIRLARFADL; translated from the coding sequence GTGAAGACGGTCATTCTCAACGCCGATGATTTCGGCGTGTCGATCCCGGTCAACGCGGCGATCGAGCAGGCGCACCGCGACGGCATCCTCACCACCACCAGCCTGATGGTGACGGGCGAGGCGTGTGCCGATGCGGTGGCGCGGACGCGGACGATGCCGCAGCTCGGTGTCGGCCTGCACATCGCGCTCGCCGAGGTGCCGCCGGCGCTCCCGCCCGAGCGGATTCCGGATCTCGTCGATTCGAGCGGCATGTTCCGCATCGAGGCGCTCGGCACCAGCCTCGCGATCCTGCTGCGCCCAAGCGTACGGCGCCAGCTCACCGCCGAGATCGAAGCGCAATTCCGCCTGTTCGCCGCGACCGGCCTGCCGCTCGATCATGTCGATTCGCACAAGCACATGCACATGCACCCGGCGATCGCCTCGGTCGTCATCGCGGTCGGCCAGCGGTTCGGGATGCGCGCCGGGCGAGCGCCGGTCGAGCCGCGCGCGGTGCTTCGCAAGGTCGAGCCGGTTAAGGGCGTGGACATCGCCGGTCCCTTCGCGCGCCGCGTCCGCACCAAACTGCGCCGCGCCGGCATGAAAGCACCCGATCATGTCTTCGGGCTCGCCTGGTCCGGCGCGATGACGCCCGACCGGCTGCGCGGCATCCTGCGGCATCTGCCCGACGGGGTCAGCGAAATCTATCTCCACCCCGCCACCGGCGACTATGCGCTCGCCGCACCGGGGTATAGATATCAGGAAGAATTGGCGGCGCTGCTCGATCCGGTCGCGCGCGAGATCATCGTGCGCGGTGGCATCCGGCTGGCGCGTTTCGCCGATTTGTAG
- the hpnJ gene encoding hopanoid biosynthesis associated radical SAM protein HpnJ yields MMRSLFLQGPSFDGYDGGAGARYQMKREVKSFWYPTWLAQPAAMVPGSKLIDAPAHDQSWNDIKHEVDGMELIVLHTSTPSFAQDVKCAELIRARNPTALIGLVGAKVAVEPDKSLAATASVDFVAREEYDFTILEIAEGKPLAEVDGITWRAPDGTFVRNKDRAMIEDMDSLPMVSPIYKRDLQIEKYFGGYLKHPYVSFYTGRGCKSRCTFCLWPQTIGGHNYRGRSVAKVVEEVKYIMENIPETKEIFFDDDTLTDIHSRVEEIAVALGELGFGKPGFPMTWSCNAKANVPRKTLEILKANGLRLLLVGYESGNQQILHNIKKGLRVDVAKQFTKDCHELGIVIHGTFILGLPGETEETIEETINYAKEINPHTIQVSLAAPYPGTFLYKQATENGWFDNSNSLLTDDGNQIAQLSYPHLHAKVIFDKVEEFYKRFYFRPSKIGSIVWEMLRDWDMMKRRLREGVEFFDFLRRRKEAA; encoded by the coding sequence ATGATGCGTTCGCTTTTCCTGCAAGGCCCCTCGTTCGACGGTTATGACGGCGGGGCCGGTGCGCGCTATCAGATGAAGCGCGAGGTCAAGTCGTTCTGGTACCCGACCTGGCTCGCGCAGCCCGCCGCGATGGTGCCAGGATCGAAGCTGATCGACGCGCCCGCGCACGACCAGTCGTGGAACGACATCAAGCACGAGGTCGACGGCATGGAGCTGATCGTGCTTCACACCTCGACGCCCAGTTTCGCGCAGGACGTGAAATGCGCCGAGCTGATCCGCGCGCGCAACCCCACCGCGCTGATCGGTCTCGTCGGTGCCAAGGTCGCGGTCGAGCCGGACAAGAGCCTCGCCGCCACCGCCTCGGTCGATTTCGTCGCGCGCGAGGAATATGATTTCACGATCCTCGAAATCGCCGAGGGCAAGCCGCTCGCCGAAGTCGATGGCATCACCTGGCGTGCGCCGGACGGCACGTTCGTCCGCAACAAGGACCGGGCGATGATCGAGGACATGGACTCCCTCCCGATGGTTTCGCCGATCTACAAGCGTGATCTCCAGATCGAAAAATATTTCGGCGGCTATCTCAAGCACCCGTATGTCAGCTTCTATACCGGCCGTGGCTGCAAGAGCCGCTGCACTTTCTGCCTGTGGCCGCAGACCATCGGCGGGCACAACTACCGTGGCCGCTCGGTTGCCAAGGTGGTCGAGGAAGTGAAGTACATCATGGAGAACATCCCCGAGACCAAGGAGATCTTCTTCGACGACGACACGCTGACCGACATCCACTCGCGCGTTGAGGAAATCGCTGTCGCGCTCGGCGAACTGGGTTTCGGCAAGCCCGGTTTCCCGATGACGTGGAGCTGCAACGCGAAGGCCAATGTGCCGCGCAAGACTTTGGAAATCCTCAAGGCCAACGGCCTGCGCCTGCTGCTGGTCGGCTATGAGAGCGGCAACCAGCAGATCCTGCACAACATCAAGAAGGGCCTGCGCGTCGACGTCGCCAAGCAGTTCACCAAGGACTGCCACGAACTCGGCATCGTCATCCACGGCACCTTCATCCTCGGCCTGCCGGGCGAAACCGAAGAGACGATCGAGGAGACGATCAACTACGCCAAGGAGATCAACCCGCACACCATCCAGGTGTCGCTGGCGGCGCCATATCCGGGCACCTTCCTCTACAAGCAGGCGACCGAGAACGGCTGGTTCGACAACAGCAACAGCCTCTTGACCGACGACGGCAACCAGATCGCGCAGCTTTCCTACCCGCATCTCCATGCGAAGGTGATCTTCGACAAGGTCGAGGAATTCTACAAGCGCTTCTACTTCCGCCCCTCCAAGATCGGCTCGATCGTGTGGGAGATGTTGCGCGATTGGGACATGATGAAGCGCCGCCTGCGCGAAGGTGTCGAATTCTTCGACTTCCTGCGCCGCCGCAAAGAGGCCGCGTAA
- the hpnI gene encoding bacteriohopanetetrol glucosamine biosynthesis glycosyltransferase HpnI — protein sequence MANRNRVPRLRWGRTAGGVCGAQRLGRSDVGYITAILGSLALALAAIGIGWMLAATLVLRRFFAHPAPVSAATTGVTILKPLHGAEPRFLDTLASFLAQSHTGPVQLLCGVQRADDPAIRAIDALRRRHPQATIDLIIDSTRHGSSGKISNLANLKPHIRHPVVMLSDSDIAVGRDYIAQVLAALDQPDVGIVTCAYHGRGDAGFWSRLGAAGIDWQFLLGLIFGVANRLATPCMGSTIAMRRDTLERIGGFARFADVLADDYAIGAAVRGLGLSVVVPPLLVTHAFDERSARALWRHELRWGVTVRDLGLAPYLGLIVTFPLPIALLAALWWPGAGMTLASFALAVRLFAAISVERVAGARAAPLWVLPIRDTFGFAVYCASFFVRSVDWRGATLRIGPNGHIAAAPETLP from the coding sequence ATGGCGAACCGTAACCGTGTTCCTCGGCTTCGCTGGGGACGAACGGCTGGGGGCGTGTGCGGCGCGCAACGATTGGGACGTTCGGACGTGGGGTACATCACCGCAATCCTCGGTTCGCTCGCGCTGGCGCTCGCCGCGATCGGAATCGGATGGATGCTCGCGGCGACGTTGGTTTTGCGCCGCTTCTTCGCGCACCCGGCACCCGTGAGCGCCGCGACCACCGGCGTCACCATCCTCAAACCGCTCCACGGCGCCGAACCGCGCTTCCTCGATACGCTCGCCAGCTTCCTCGCCCAGTCGCACACCGGCCCGGTCCAGCTCCTGTGCGGCGTGCAGCGCGCCGACGACCCCGCGATTCGCGCCATCGACGCGCTTCGCCGCCGCCACCCGCAAGCGACGATCGACCTCATCATCGACTCGACCCGTCATGGATCGAGCGGCAAGATCTCCAACCTCGCCAATCTCAAACCGCACATTCGCCATCCGGTGGTGATGCTCAGCGACAGCGATATCGCGGTCGGCCGCGACTATATCGCGCAGGTGCTGGCGGCGCTCGACCAGCCCGATGTCGGCATCGTCACCTGCGCCTATCACGGTCGCGGCGACGCCGGCTTCTGGTCTCGGCTGGGTGCGGCCGGGATCGACTGGCAATTCCTGCTCGGGCTGATCTTCGGCGTCGCCAACCGCCTCGCGACACCGTGCATGGGATCGACCATCGCAATGCGCCGCGACACGCTGGAGCGGATCGGCGGCTTCGCACGCTTCGCCGACGTGCTCGCCGACGATTACGCAATCGGCGCGGCGGTGCGCGGCCTCGGCCTCTCCGTGGTCGTGCCGCCGCTGCTGGTGACTCACGCCTTCGACGAGCGGTCCGCCCGCGCCTTGTGGCGGCACGAACTGCGCTGGGGCGTGACCGTGCGCGATCTCGGCCTCGCGCCATACCTCGGGCTGATCGTGACCTTCCCGCTGCCGATCGCGCTGCTCGCCGCATTATGGTGGCCGGGCGCGGGAATGACACTTGCGTCATTCGCGCTCGCCGTCCGCCTTTTCGCCGCAATTTCCGTGGAACGGGTCGCGGGTGCGCGGGCTGCGCCGCTCTGGGTGTTGCCGATACGCGACACTTTCGGATTCGCGGTCTATTGCGCCAGCTTCTTCGTCCGCTCGGTTGATTGGCGCGGCGCGACGCTTAGAATAGGACCAAACGGCCACATCGCTGCGGCCCCGGAGACTTTACCATGA